The sequence CGCCGAGCTCGATCGACGCCGAGTCGTCGTGGGCTTCTGCGAACCAGCCGTCGGCGTAGGCGATGCGCTCGTCGGTGAGGCACTTGAAGAACGTGTACAGGAACTCGTTGTAGCCGCCGACCCGCCACGCCTCGAAGCGGGTGGACAGGAAGATGGTGTTCACCCAGTCGGGTTCGTCGTCCCGGAGCACGGTGCGGACCAATTCGGGCGCGATACGGAAGCCGTAGCGGTACTTGCCGTCCTTCTCCCCGCGCGGACGGACGATGCGCTGCGGGAAGTCGAGGACGACGGTCTCGTCACCCATCACCAGACCGACCGGGTAACCGATACCGTCGCAGATCAGGTCGGACTGCTTCATGATCGGCTCGAACTTGGCCTTGAGCGCCTCGAACAACGGTTCGCCCTCGGCCGGAGCCCACCCCGCCTTCTCGGCGGCCAGGACCGGAGCCATCCGCTGCGCCATGTCCTCGATGTACGCGGCCTTCTCGGCGAAGATCTTGTCGACCTCGGCGTCGGGAATGGGGTGCGTCAGGGTGAGCGCACCGCCCTTCACATCCGCGGTGGACCCCGGGATCATCAATATCCCGCCGTCGTTGCCGTGAATCTTCATCTGCTCGAGGAACGTGATCTGGTCGGGGAAGATGTTGCCCTCGTCACCGCGGTCGTCGTTGAGGTAACGCAGCTCGCCGTCCAGGAACACCGGCGGACCTGCCGAGGGCACCACCCAGGTGGCGTCGACCTGCTCGATGTAACTGCGACACCGATCCATGCCGCGCTGACGCTTCTGCTTGCCGAAGTTGGCCTTCGTCTTGGTGGGAATGTCGTAGACCATCGGGTACCAGATGGCGCCTGAGTACTGCAGCAGGTGGATGTCGATCTTCCCGAACTCGTCGTGCAGGACGTCCATGTCGACGGGCCGGGCGTCGTTCATGTTGAAGCACGTCGTCTCGCCGTCGGACACCACGAGACCGGAGTCGCCGATCGGTCCGTCGGCGGGCGCCCGTAAGGCGATGATCATGATGTCCAGGTCGCCCGGCGCGAGCGGGGCCTGCGGAGCGACCTCGATTCCTGCCCCGTTGATCCTGTGCTTGACCGAATCCTCGGTCTCGAAGAATTTATGGAATCCGAGTGCCTCGAGTTCCCGTTTGAGGTCCGGCACCGGATAGTCGGGGAGCAGAACGGTGGCGTCCTTGTTGACGTGCTTGCTCAGGTTCTCCGGATCGAAGTGGTCCTTGTGTAGGTGCGATACGTACAGGTAGTCGCAGTTGCCGAGGGCGTCCCAGTCGAGCTGGGTGTTGTCCGGGAACGGGAACCACGCCCCGAAGTACGCGGGGTTCACCCAGGGGTCGCACAGGATCGATCCTGCCTCGGTTTGGATGTGAAATCCGGCGTGGCCGACGCTGGTGACCTGCACTGGTATGCCTCCTGAAGAGCTGAGCGACTGTTCCAGGGTAGGCGGCTGCGCCAACCATGCGCCTTTCCGGTAGCCCCAACAGCCAAAAAGGCGCACGGGCGGCGGAGCCGCCTACGTTACTTCGCCCAGGCAGTAGCCGTCCTGGCCGATCGACAAGGTGACCTGCTTGGTCTTCGTCACACCCGAGACATCGGTGACCGGGACCGTGACGTTCACGTAGTCGCCGCGGACCGGTGTGGTGGTCATGTCGTCTGCCGCGAACGCGGTGGTGTCGGCCAGAACGTCGGGGTCCTGCTTCAGCGGTGGCTGTCCACCGTCCCCCGCCCCGGAGGGGTCCCACGGACTGAACCCGGGGCAGATCAAGGGATAGGCGGTCTCGGTGTCGGCCGGGCTCACCGGTCGTCCCGCCTCCCGCGACAGGAACCTCGCCACCGCGTGTTCGGCGTCCGCCGGGGTGTAGACGTCGGCCGTCCCGGCGGGATGGACGTGCGGGCAGGCGTAACCCGACGCGATCTCGCTCCGCTTGACCGACACGGTGGTGCCGCCACCCGTCCACGACACGGAGAACTGCCCGTCGACACCGGGTTGTGCGAGGGCCCGCAGCACTGCGCCGGTGTCCTCGTACTGTTCGGCCATCTGAGCCGGCGGCAGGGTCCAGCAGGTCGAGGTCAGCCCCTCGGGATCCGTGACGAGGTCGAGAGCCCATGCGCGGACGGCGTCGGCGGCCTCGGGATTGCCGGGGACCTCACCGACGACCACCTGCGGGGCCGGCCGGGCCGAGGTGGGAGGCACGGTACCGGGACTGTCGGCGGTGGAGGTGGGGGCAGCCGCGACTCCTGCCGCCGCGACTTCTGCCGCCGCAACGTCTGCCTCCGCGGCGTCCACGGGGATGCCGGACTGGGAATCGCAGGCCGCCGCTGAGGCGAGGATCCCGACCACGAGGGCGAATGTGTGTGCGGGCGCGAACGCCCCCCTGCCCGTGCGGCCCATTTCCTTCACACGCCCTCCTGCCGACTCCCCGCCGAGCGTCCGTCCCCGACTTCGGGCCAGATCGCCGATACCCGGCTACGCTAGCCGATTGTGGAACCCGTCTATCGAACCGTCATCGGCATTGCCCGCACCGTATTCGCCTTCGAGGGGCTGAAGTTCACGGTCAAGGGCGATCAGCACATTCCCGCGACGGGTGGGGCGGTGATCGCGATCAATCACACCGGCTACATGGACTTCACCTATGCGGGGCTCCCGGCGCGCAGGGTGAAGCGGTACGTCCGCTTCATGGCGAAGAAGGAAGTGTTCGACAACAAGATTTCGGGCCCGATCATGCGGGCCCTCAAACACATTCCCGTCGACCGCGGGGCTGGTTCGGATTCGTATCGGGCTGCCGTCGACCGGCTGCGCCGCGGGGAGCTGGTCGGCGTCTATCCCGAGGCCACAATCAGTCGCAGCTTCGAAATCAAGGAATTCAAGTCGGGCGCCGCACGGATGGCGATCGAGGCCGACGTGCCCATCATCCCGATCGTGATCTGGGGTGCGCAGCGCGTGTGGACCAAGGGGTTCCCGAAGCGCCTCGGGCGAACCAACACCCCCATTTCGATTGCTGTCGGTGAGCCCATCGCGCCGATCGAGCCCGCCGCCGAATTGACGAAGAAACTCCACACCACCATGCAGGAAATGCTCGCCGACCTGCAGAAGGATTACGACCATCCCGCGGGCGCCTACTGGGTGCCCGCGCGACTCGGCGGCAGCGCGCCGACGCTGGAAGAGGCCGACAAGTTGGACGCCGCCGACGCCGAGAAGAGGGCGCAGGCTCGACAGGCCCGGGAGTCCGGGAGCTAGATCGGGTGGAACCTGTCTTTGTCGAGTCGGCGGCAAGGGCGCTGTCCCGTTTCCAGGGACTGAGGATTTCTCGCACCGGACTCGACAACATCCCGGCGACGAGCGGCGCGGGCTCGCGGTCAATCACACCGCGTACCTCGACTTCGTTCAGCTGGCGCTGACGGTGGCCGCCGCGGACAGGAAACTGCGACTGATGGCGAAGGCCGGGCTCGCGCGCGACCCGGGTGATGAATTTCTCATGCGCGGCTGCGAGGATGCCGTTGGTGCACGCATTCGCCATGTCGCTGCGCGGCGTGATTCCGGCCGATCGGGCCGACGGGACCGCCGGAGTTGCTCACCGCGGCGCTGCACGCGCGGATGGAAGGCATCCTGCATCACGTGCAGAGTGGCTTCGAGCATCCGGCCGGGGCGTACTGGGTCCCGAGACGTCTCGGCGGCAGTGCCCCGACGATCGAGGAAGCCACCGAGATGGACCGCCGCGAGACCGAGTTGCGACACCACCGGTAGCC comes from Rhodococcus oxybenzonivorans and encodes:
- a CDS encoding Rieske 2Fe-2S domain-containing protein, producing MQVTSVGHAGFHIQTEAGSILCDPWVNPAYFGAWFPFPDNTQLDWDALGNCDYLYVSHLHKDHFDPENLSKHVNKDATVLLPDYPVPDLKRELEALGFHKFFETEDSVKHRINGAGIEVAPQAPLAPGDLDIMIIALRAPADGPIGDSGLVVSDGETTCFNMNDARPVDMDVLHDEFGKIDIHLLQYSGAIWYPMVYDIPTKTKANFGKQKRQRGMDRCRSYIEQVDATWVVPSAGPPVFLDGELRYLNDDRGDEGNIFPDQITFLEQMKIHGNDGGILMIPGSTADVKGGALTLTHPIPDAEVDKIFAEKAAYIEDMAQRMAPVLAAEKAGWAPAEGEPLFEALKAKFEPIMKQSDLICDGIGYPVGLVMGDETVVLDFPQRIVRPRGEKDGKYRYGFRIAPELVRTVLRDDEPDWVNTIFLSTRFEAWRVGGYNEFLYTFFKCLTDERIAYADGWFAEAHDDSASIELGGYEIQRRCPHLKADLSKFGVVDGTNLTCNLHGWQWDLESGRCKTSKGHELRSSKL
- a CDS encoding lysophospholipid acyltransferase family protein, which encodes MEPVYRTVIGIARTVFAFEGLKFTVKGDQHIPATGGAVIAINHTGYMDFTYAGLPARRVKRYVRFMAKKEVFDNKISGPIMRALKHIPVDRGAGSDSYRAAVDRLRRGELVGVYPEATISRSFEIKEFKSGAARMAIEADVPIIPIVIWGAQRVWTKGFPKRLGRTNTPISIAVGEPIAPIEPAAELTKKLHTTMQEMLADLQKDYDHPAGAYWVPARLGGSAPTLEEADKLDAADAEKRAQARQARESGS